From a single Flavobacteriales bacterium genomic region:
- a CDS encoding T9SS type A sorting domain-containing protein, translating into MNKLYAVVLFSATSLFAGAQTISTTGQNTFNPSTLTIDQGQTITVTVTGIHTMTEVDQSVWDMNGNTSNGGFNYSAGTHMLTLTLPGTYYYVCIPHAGSGMKGQITVLSTVGIDGTEANSVFALFPNPAKDMITVTTAVSGGMALSIIDATGREVAHQKLTGDDTIDISALASGNYTVAILNKEGMIEQSQQLSVAR; encoded by the coding sequence ATGAACAAACTATACGCAGTAGTACTTTTTAGCGCCACATCACTCTTCGCAGGCGCACAGACCATTTCAACCACAGGGCAGAACACCTTCAACCCCTCCACCTTAACGATCGATCAAGGCCAAACGATCACCGTAACCGTTACTGGCATCCATACAATGACTGAAGTAGATCAGTCGGTGTGGGATATGAACGGCAACACGTCCAACGGCGGCTTCAACTATTCCGCAGGTACCCATATGCTCACACTCACACTACCAGGTACCTACTACTACGTGTGCATTCCTCATGCTGGTTCTGGAATGAAGGGGCAGATCACCGTACTTAGTACGGTAGGTATCGATGGCACTGAAGCCAACTCGGTATTCGCACTATTCCCCAATCCCGCCAAAGACATGATCACTGTAACTACAGCAGTTTCCGGAGGTATGGCTCTTAGCATAATTGATGCGACCGGACGCGAGGTGGCACATCAAAAACTGACCGGAGATGACACCATTGATATTAGCGCACTTGCCAGCGGCAATTACACGGTAGCTATTTTGAATAAAGAAGGAATGATCGAACAAAGCCAACAATTGAGCGTTGCTCGCTGA
- a CDS encoding ThuA domain-containing protein, translated as MRFTVPLLLFLTCYYLQAQSILHFTRTSGWDHNTRSESFGMFSAIGNEIEATVVDDATGDPFSDLTSLLQFDVIVFSNTSGDAILSADQRQNFEAFIANGGSVMGIHAASDTYRHSTANGNNTGTWDFYPELIGASVQENPNHVAGTPQYSMQLTNSHASTTNLPEPWVKNEEYYYWEGGYYNANNTNVLEVEQTVGPNGQVNSYDVERPMSWYRELPEGGRLFYTALGHAPDNYTSDALFRTHIKDAFVWLLDGTTGIATSHQDQLHLWPNPATDQITLSNSNKAGNVNIALYNSTGQAILARTMVGSSITLDLRELGTGIYFIRSSNGSVQKFVVH; from the coding sequence ATGCGCTTCACTGTTCCACTACTTCTATTCCTTACTTGCTACTATCTACAGGCGCAGAGCATTCTGCACTTTACGCGCACTTCCGGTTGGGACCACAATACACGCAGCGAATCCTTCGGCATGTTCTCTGCAATTGGCAATGAGATCGAAGCAACGGTCGTTGATGATGCTACGGGTGATCCGTTCTCGGATCTTACATCGCTGCTCCAATTCGATGTGATCGTGTTCTCCAATACCTCGGGCGATGCGATCTTGAGTGCTGATCAACGCCAGAATTTCGAAGCATTCATTGCCAACGGTGGATCGGTGATGGGTATTCATGCTGCGAGCGATACGTACAGACACAGCACAGCCAACGGCAATAATACCGGCACTTGGGACTTTTACCCGGAATTGATCGGAGCGAGTGTCCAGGAAAATCCGAACCACGTGGCCGGAACACCTCAGTATTCAATGCAACTCACCAACTCACACGCGTCAACTACCAACCTTCCTGAACCGTGGGTGAAGAACGAGGAATACTATTACTGGGAAGGTGGTTATTACAACGCCAACAATACGAATGTGCTCGAAGTTGAACAGACCGTTGGCCCTAACGGACAGGTGAATTCCTATGACGTTGAACGACCCATGAGCTGGTATCGGGAATTGCCTGAAGGAGGCCGGTTGTTCTACACGGCTCTAGGTCATGCTCCAGATAATTACACGAGCGATGCATTGTTCCGCACACATATCAAAGATGCGTTTGTATGGCTATTGGATGGTACGACCGGAATTGCAACATCGCACCAAGATCAATTGCACCTTTGGCCGAATCCAGCAACCGATCAGATCACGCTATCCAATTCCAACAAAGCCGGTAACGTGAATATCGCTTTATACAATTCCACAGGACAGGCCATTCTGGCCCGAACGATGGTCGGCAGTTCAATAACACTCGATCTACGCGAACTTGGTACAGGGATCTACTTCATTCGATCTTCGAACGGATCTGTACAGAAGTTCGTTGTTCATTGA
- the typA gene encoding translational GTPase TypA yields the protein MTELRNIAIIAHVDHGKTTLVDKILHQCQLFRENQATSDLLLDNNDLERERGITILSKNVSVRYKGIKINVIDTPGHSDFGGEVERVLNMADGVLLLVDAFEGAMPQTRFVLGKAIALGLKPIVVINKVDKPNCTPEEVHEQIFDLMFTLEASEDQLDFPVVYGSSKNGWMGPDWKNPTEDVSYLLDMILEHIPAPKKLDGSLQMRITSLDYSSFQGRIAVGRVSRGTIKPGQNVSLVKNDGRITKGKVAELMVFEGLGKEKVKDRELGSGELCAIMGLEGFDIGDTVADFEKPEGLPGFKVDEPTMSMLFTINTSPFFGREGDYVTSRHLRDRLFKEIEKNLAMRVEETNSPDKLLVYGRGILHIGILVETMRREGYEFQLGQPQVIFKEIEGERCEPIEMLTVQVPEHFASKVIDLVSRRKGELTSVELKGDRQQIEFNIPARGIIGLRNPLLTATEGEAIIAHRFKGYEPYKGELGVRRAASIISQGTGTAIAFSINKLQDRGKFFIDPGEDIYGGQVIGENPKTDDLVVNVLKGKQLTNMRASGSDNKENIAPAVKFSLEECMEYISNDEYLEVTPKSLRMRKILLDENDRKKAGKIVMEH from the coding sequence ATGACCGAACTGCGTAACATCGCCATCATTGCCCACGTTGACCACGGAAAAACCACCTTGGTGGATAAGATCCTGCATCAATGCCAGCTCTTCCGTGAGAATCAAGCCACTTCCGACCTGTTGTTGGATAACAACGATCTGGAACGTGAACGGGGCATTACGATCCTTAGTAAGAACGTGAGTGTTCGTTACAAGGGCATCAAGATCAATGTGATCGATACCCCCGGTCACAGTGATTTCGGTGGTGAGGTGGAGCGCGTGTTGAACATGGCCGATGGCGTATTGCTCCTGGTCGATGCGTTCGAGGGTGCGATGCCACAGACCCGTTTCGTACTGGGCAAGGCTATTGCGTTGGGCCTGAAGCCGATCGTGGTGATCAATAAAGTAGATAAGCCGAACTGCACACCTGAGGAGGTACATGAGCAGATCTTCGACCTTATGTTCACGCTCGAAGCAAGCGAGGACCAATTGGATTTCCCGGTGGTTTACGGTAGCAGCAAGAACGGTTGGATGGGGCCTGATTGGAAGAACCCGACCGAAGATGTGAGCTATTTGTTGGATATGATCCTCGAGCACATTCCGGCGCCGAAGAAGCTCGATGGAAGTCTGCAGATGCGTATCACGAGTTTGGATTACAGCAGTTTCCAAGGTCGTATTGCTGTTGGTCGCGTATCCCGCGGAACCATAAAACCCGGCCAGAACGTGAGCTTGGTAAAGAACGATGGTCGCATCACCAAAGGCAAAGTTGCTGAGTTGATGGTGTTCGAAGGTCTTGGTAAAGAGAAAGTAAAGGACCGTGAATTGGGAAGTGGAGAACTCTGTGCCATCATGGGATTGGAAGGATTCGATATCGGCGATACTGTTGCTGATTTCGAAAAGCCGGAAGGGTTACCTGGTTTCAAGGTCGACGAGCCTACCATGTCGATGTTGTTCACGATCAACACCTCGCCGTTCTTTGGTCGCGAAGGAGATTATGTCACCAGCCGACATCTGCGCGATCGCTTGTTCAAGGAGATCGAGAAGAACTTGGCGATGCGCGTGGAAGAGACCAATAGTCCTGACAAATTGTTGGTCTATGGTCGCGGTATTCTGCACATCGGCATCTTGGTAGAGACCATGCGCCGTGAGGGATACGAGTTCCAACTGGGCCAACCACAGGTGATCTTCAAAGAGATCGAAGGCGAACGTTGTGAGCCGATCGAGATGCTTACTGTGCAAGTGCCAGAACACTTCGCGAGTAAAGTGATCGACCTGGTCAGCCGTCGCAAAGGCGAATTGACCAGCGTAGAGTTGAAGGGCGATCGCCAACAGATCGAATTCAATATTCCAGCGCGCGGCATCATCGGCTTACGCAATCCATTGCTCACAGCAACAGAAGGAGAGGCGATCATTGCGCACCGCTTCAAAGGCTACGAGCCATACAAAGGCGAGTTAGGCGTGCGTCGTGCGGCAAGTATCATCAGCCAAGGCACAGGAACTGCAATTGCATTCAGCATAAATAAATTGCAGGATCGCGGTAAATTCTTCATTGATCCTGGAGAGGACATCTACGGCGGCCAAGTGATCGGCGAGAACCCAAAGACGGACGACCTCGTTGTGAACGTGTTGAAGGGCAAGCAGCTCACGAACATGCGCGCTAGTGGTTCGGACAACAAAGAGAACATTGCACCAGCGGTCAAATTCTCGTTGGAGGAGTGCATGGAGTACATCAGCAACGACGAATACTTGGAGGTAACACCGAAAAGCCTGCGTATGCGTAAGATCCTACTCGACGAGAACGACCGCAAGAAAGCTGGTAAGATCGTGATGGAGCATTGA
- a CDS encoding TIGR00266 family protein has translation MTRQAHELDHRIVGDDMQCVEITLDPHETVIAEASTLMMMDDGIEMKTIFGDGRGQPQSFLDKMIGAGKRVLTGESLFMTTYTNISSARRTAWFAAAYPGKIMPLDLRDYHGKLICQKDSFLCAAKGVSIGIAFQRKLGAGLFGGEGFIMQSLEGDGQVYIHAGGTTVQRELQSGETLKVDTGCLVCMTQTVNYDIKMVGGIKNTLFGGEGLFFATLTGPGHVWIQSLPFSRLADNIIAAAPRAGGKGKEEGSLLGGIGRLLDGDN, from the coding sequence ATGACCCGCCAAGCCCACGAACTCGATCACCGCATTGTTGGTGATGATATGCAATGTGTAGAGATCACACTGGATCCACATGAGACCGTTATCGCCGAAGCCAGCACGTTAATGATGATGGATGATGGCATCGAGATGAAGACCATATTCGGTGATGGTCGTGGACAACCACAAAGTTTTTTGGACAAGATGATCGGTGCCGGCAAGCGTGTGCTGACCGGAGAGAGCTTGTTCATGACCACCTACACGAACATCAGCAGTGCGCGACGTACAGCGTGGTTCGCGGCAGCTTATCCAGGTAAGATCATGCCATTGGACCTGCGCGACTACCACGGTAAGTTGATCTGCCAAAAGGACAGTTTCCTCTGTGCAGCCAAGGGAGTTAGCATCGGCATTGCGTTCCAACGGAAATTGGGTGCTGGCCTTTTCGGTGGCGAAGGATTCATCATGCAAAGTTTGGAAGGCGATGGGCAAGTGTACATCCATGCCGGTGGAACCACGGTTCAGCGGGAATTGCAGTCCGGCGAGACCTTGAAAGTGGATACCGGCTGTTTGGTGTGTATGACACAGACCGTGAACTATGATATCAAGATGGTGGGTGGCATAAAGAACACCTTGTTCGGTGGAGAAGGATTATTCTTTGCCACGCTCACAGGACCTGGTCACGTTTGGATCCAGAGCTTGCCATTCAGCCGCTTGGCCGATAACATAATCGCCGCCGCACCTCGCGCCGGAGGAAAAGGCAAGGAAGAAGGCAGTCTCCTTGGAGGGATCGGTAGACTATTGGACGGGGATAATTAG
- a CDS encoding rhodanese-like domain-containing protein, which yields MKSARYDLTLHIVLAFFICVCTGCFTVKNSAGFTYEKLEMTAYNALLADSTDHTLIDVRTRGEYKRSHLEGAMNRSYFAFNYRKAFSAVDRNKLVFVYCQTCHRSPLAARKLKRMGFRRVVDLKGGYQHWHKEMVPLGK from the coding sequence ATGAAAAGTGCGCGCTATGACCTTACGCTTCATATTGTATTAGCATTTTTCATATGCGTCTGCACTGGTTGCTTCACCGTCAAGAACAGCGCGGGTTTTACATATGAAAAACTAGAGATGACGGCGTACAATGCATTGCTGGCAGACAGCACGGACCATACGCTTATCGATGTTCGGACCAGGGGCGAATACAAGCGTTCGCATCTGGAAGGGGCTATGAACCGTAGTTACTTCGCATTCAACTATCGAAAAGCGTTCAGCGCGGTCGATCGGAACAAACTCGTATTCGTGTATTGCCAGACCTGCCATCGCAGTCCACTGGCTGCACGTAAGTTAAAGCGAATGGGCTTTCGGCGTGTCGTTGATCTGAAGGGTGGCTATCAACATTGGCATAAAGAAATGGTGCCATTGGGCAAGTAG
- a CDS encoding phage holin family protein yields the protein MNILLKLIISAIAVLVTDLLLPGVSLGNMDTMNGLLTALLTAAVLGLLNALLKPILVFFTLPVTIVTLGLFLLVINAVIVLIAAKLVPGFTVDSFWWALGFSLVLSIVQGILQGFDGGKKRSRETE from the coding sequence ATGAACATTCTTTTGAAATTGATCATCTCTGCGATCGCCGTATTGGTTACCGACCTGCTGCTACCCGGCGTTAGCTTGGGCAACATGGATACCATGAACGGATTGCTGACCGCGTTACTAACCGCAGCAGTACTGGGGCTTCTCAATGCGTTGCTTAAGCCGATCCTCGTCTTCTTCACATTACCCGTAACCATTGTCACCTTGGGGTTATTCCTATTGGTGATCAATGCCGTGATCGTGTTGATCGCAGCAAAACTGGTCCCAGGCTTTACCGTCGATAGTTTCTGGTGGGCACTTGGTTTCAGCCTGGTGCTCTCGATCGTTCAAGGCATCCTACAAGGCTTCGATGGTGGTAAAAAGCGTAGCCGTGAAACGGAATGA
- a CDS encoding RNA-binding S4 domain-containing protein — MRIDKFLWCVRLFKTRSLATDAVKREQVRINDRIVKASAEIKLGDLIALREPPIWRSWEIIALHASRVGAKLVPGLIAERTSVEDLEKLEMARLVKAQHSTHGDGRPTKRDRRDMEWFRGE, encoded by the coding sequence ATGCGGATCGATAAATTCCTCTGGTGCGTACGGCTGTTCAAAACGCGCAGCTTGGCTACCGACGCTGTAAAGCGTGAGCAAGTCCGCATCAATGACCGCATTGTAAAAGCATCGGCAGAGATCAAACTTGGTGACCTTATCGCCCTACGCGAACCACCCATTTGGCGGAGTTGGGAGATCATTGCCCTACACGCTTCTCGTGTCGGTGCGAAATTGGTGCCCGGTCTTATCGCAGAACGCACTTCCGTCGAAGATCTGGAAAAGCTGGAAATGGCCCGCTTGGTAAAAGCCCAACACAGTACTCACGGCGACGGCAGACCAACGAAACGGGACCGGCGGGACATGGAGTGGTTCAGGGGGGAGTGA
- a CDS encoding terpene cyclase/mutase family protein → MKKFLVVLFLSLFVVGTGFVLVSFAQRSGVDADAHCHVPDLPSNANSEKLAARADAKGCVFKTIYEGEGLDPSFILATPQPVLKSEERGLKWLVQAQAANGGFGSGTHVRQDIIDPHAVSADPATTAMVGMALLRLGNSLEKGEHSNQLKRATDYILEQVEKAPKGAINITTLQGTQIQSKLGANIDVALSAQFLTNLSAKLGEQHPMKLRTMRALNTCVSMIQRSQNSDGSVQGDGWAGVLQSSFAANALESAKSVGAEVDEEALDLARNYQKANFDVENGGVATDRAAGVTLYAVSGSSRSSAKEAREMNEVVVKARKEGKVKADAPMSVKTLEDAGYSKGEAEKLNTAYQVFNAAKEQAQSENVISGFGNNGGEEFLSFLQTGESLVIAKDDGWKNWYQQTTGRLVSIQNEDGSWNGHHCITSPVFCTATSLLILSVNNDIEHLLEQGAVKYKN, encoded by the coding sequence ATGAAAAAGTTCCTTGTCGTTCTCTTCCTAAGTCTTTTCGTTGTGGGAACCGGTTTTGTGCTGGTCTCCTTTGCACAGCGCAGCGGTGTTGACGCCGATGCTCATTGCCATGTTCCCGATCTTCCAAGCAATGCCAATAGCGAGAAGCTGGCCGCGCGTGCGGATGCAAAAGGCTGTGTGTTCAAGACCATTTACGAAGGTGAAGGGCTTGATCCCTCGTTCATCCTCGCTACACCGCAACCTGTATTGAAGTCGGAAGAGCGCGGGTTGAAGTGGTTGGTACAAGCGCAGGCCGCTAACGGTGGATTCGGTTCAGGGACACATGTACGTCAGGATATTATTGACCCGCATGCTGTAAGTGCTGATCCCGCAACTACTGCTATGGTCGGTATGGCACTGTTGCGCTTAGGCAACAGTTTGGAGAAAGGCGAACATTCGAACCAATTGAAGCGCGCAACGGATTATATTCTGGAGCAAGTTGAAAAGGCACCGAAAGGAGCGATCAACATCACCACGTTGCAAGGCACGCAGATCCAATCGAAATTGGGTGCTAACATCGATGTGGCATTGTCGGCTCAGTTCCTCACGAACCTTTCGGCCAAACTCGGCGAACAACATCCTATGAAGTTGCGCACCATGCGTGCGTTGAACACGTGTGTAAGCATGATCCAACGTTCACAGAATAGCGATGGTAGTGTTCAAGGTGATGGATGGGCTGGCGTGTTGCAGTCTTCATTTGCGGCCAATGCATTGGAGAGCGCGAAGTCAGTTGGCGCTGAAGTGGATGAGGAAGCTCTGGATCTTGCACGCAACTACCAGAAAGCGAATTTTGATGTGGAGAATGGTGGAGTTGCCACGGACCGTGCTGCTGGCGTTACGCTGTATGCAGTGAGCGGAAGCAGCCGCAGCAGCGCGAAGGAAGCGCGTGAAATGAACGAAGTGGTCGTTAAGGCGCGCAAGGAAGGAAAGGTAAAGGCGGACGCGCCAATGTCAGTGAAGACATTGGAAGATGCCGGATACTCCAAGGGCGAAGCGGAAAAGTTGAATACTGCATACCAGGTCTTCAATGCTGCCAAGGAGCAGGCACAAAGTGAAAATGTGATCAGCGGTTTTGGCAATAACGGGGGTGAGGAATTCTTGAGTTTTCTACAAACCGGTGAGTCGCTCGTGATCGCGAAGGACGATGGCTGGAAGAACTGGTACCAGCAGACCACAGGGCGCTTGGTGAGCATACAGAACGAGGATGGAAGTTGGAATGGACATCATTGCATTACGAGTCCGGTGTTCTGCACGGCAACATCACTATTGATCCTCAGTGTGAACAATGACATTGAGCATTTACTTGAGCAAGGTGCTGTGAAGTACAAGAATTGA